A genomic region of Microlunatus sagamiharensis contains the following coding sequences:
- a CDS encoding ExeM/NucH family extracellular endonuclease: protein MRHGAAAVAAAALAGGLLVAVPSTASAATPLPIATIQGTGRFSPYVGKNVTTTPSVVTAAYPTGGLNGFVIQTPGTGGKKRSLKKASDAVFVFTGKAGFDVKVGDLVTVSGTVEEYPDSTDPDADSLTEIGGKVSVTKSDASYKKVQPVSGVSWASTYDRRENLESMLFSSTEKWTVNDTYDLGTFGALGLATGGRLVQPTDLAPYGSKAERKQADRNAERQVVLDDGQSTRFDSTTNRGTPPYITRSKDVRIGDTAKLAEPVVVDYRNGAWTLNPTRPTAAGDEVATLTRKSVEKVPNVKGDVSVASFNVLNYFTTLGKANASCKANPVSSDGTPNTVASGCDQRGAWDSADLGRQQDKIVDAINQLDSSVTGLMEIENSAKLGETADEATKTLVGALNKAAGRAKWDYVPSSDQLQPVADQDVITNAIIFQPAEVTWAGKAYADGKDATDEGAFSNARTPIAAKFTPVGGGAPMLVVVNHFKSKGSAPSDPADPNADQGQGAWNAARVAQSNALLAWLPGVQADARTDAVAMVGDFNSYTREDPLETLYDAGWSNAGSQKDYSYNFDGLSGSLDHVLLNPAAKKRLTGSGVWNINSIEPIVREYSRYKSTAVDFFLDSNPYRASDHDPVKVGLKRGKASEVTLTLLNFNDFHGRISGASPSTVQFFGAVEQQRAAGGEDKTLLLSAGDSVGASLFASSVQQDQPTIDVLNAADLDVSAVGNHEFDRGFADLDGRIRKAADWTYLGANVYEKGTTKPALPSYAIVDRGGLKVGVVGAVTQETSTLVSPAGISGVEFGDPVEAVNRVTKQLTDGKKSNGEADVVVAEYHEGAALAGLGTKGEALASLADQEAASPVFTHIVNDTSPKVAAIFTAHTHQRYVYDAPVPGVAGATRPVTQSGSYAQYLAKVTLTVDLKTKKVLAHTQSDIDTYTTTPSNDELIASYPRVRRIANIVDAALDRADELGSVKIGEATHELTRAFVGATDSRAKESTLSDLVAEMYRSSTSSPERGSAQIGVQNPGGVRTDLDEGDITFGEAASVLPFANSLFTVDLTGAQFKTLLEQQWQRDASGNVPTRPYLQLGLSKNVTYSYDESLAEGSRITSITVDGKAIDPAATYRVATNSFLAAGGDNFRVFAEGKNSKDTGLSDLDSWTDYIKAQTPVSPSFAKQAVQVSPLPSTLTAGQTTTFTLSSFDFTSRPGADGAYTGTDPTTTAFTATLNGAEVGTFTASEGSATIALAVPADAAQGAGTLVLEGSTGTTVTIPVTVG from the coding sequence ATGAGGCACGGCGCCGCCGCCGTCGCCGCTGCTGCCCTCGCGGGCGGCCTCCTCGTCGCGGTGCCGAGCACCGCGTCGGCCGCCACGCCGCTGCCCATCGCCACGATCCAGGGCACCGGCCGCTTCTCGCCCTATGTCGGCAAGAACGTGACCACGACCCCGTCGGTCGTCACCGCGGCCTACCCGACGGGCGGCCTCAACGGCTTCGTCATCCAGACGCCGGGCACCGGTGGCAAGAAGCGCAGCCTCAAGAAGGCCTCTGACGCGGTCTTCGTCTTCACGGGCAAGGCCGGGTTCGACGTGAAGGTCGGCGACCTCGTCACGGTCAGCGGGACGGTCGAGGAGTACCCGGACAGCACGGACCCCGACGCGGACAGCCTCACCGAGATCGGCGGCAAGGTCAGCGTCACGAAGTCCGACGCGTCGTACAAGAAGGTGCAGCCGGTCAGCGGGGTCAGCTGGGCCTCGACCTACGACCGCCGCGAGAACCTCGAGTCGATGCTCTTCTCCAGCACGGAGAAGTGGACGGTCAACGACACCTACGACCTGGGCACCTTCGGCGCGCTGGGCCTCGCCACCGGCGGCCGGCTGGTGCAGCCGACCGACCTCGCGCCCTACGGCAGCAAGGCCGAGCGCAAGCAGGCCGACCGCAACGCCGAGCGTCAGGTCGTGCTCGACGACGGCCAGTCGACCCGGTTCGACTCGACCACCAACCGCGGCACGCCGCCATACATCACGCGCAGCAAGGACGTCCGGATCGGCGACACCGCCAAGCTCGCCGAGCCGGTGGTCGTCGACTACCGCAACGGCGCCTGGACGCTCAACCCGACCCGGCCGACGGCGGCGGGCGACGAGGTCGCCACGCTGACGCGCAAGAGCGTCGAGAAGGTCCCGAACGTCAAGGGCGACGTCTCCGTCGCCTCCTTCAACGTCCTCAACTACTTCACGACGCTGGGGAAGGCGAACGCCTCCTGCAAGGCCAACCCGGTCAGCAGCGACGGCACCCCGAACACGGTGGCCAGCGGCTGCGACCAGCGCGGTGCCTGGGACTCCGCCGACCTCGGCCGGCAGCAGGACAAGATCGTCGACGCGATCAACCAGCTGGACTCCTCGGTCACCGGCCTGATGGAGATCGAGAACTCGGCCAAGCTCGGCGAGACCGCGGACGAGGCGACCAAGACCCTTGTCGGCGCGCTCAACAAGGCGGCCGGGCGGGCCAAGTGGGACTACGTGCCCTCCTCCGACCAGCTGCAGCCGGTCGCCGACCAGGACGTGATCACCAACGCGATCATCTTCCAGCCCGCCGAGGTGACGTGGGCGGGCAAGGCCTACGCCGACGGCAAGGACGCGACCGACGAGGGTGCGTTCTCCAACGCGCGCACGCCGATCGCGGCCAAGTTCACGCCCGTCGGCGGCGGTGCCCCGATGCTCGTCGTGGTCAACCACTTCAAGTCCAAGGGCTCCGCGCCCAGCGACCCGGCCGACCCGAACGCCGACCAGGGGCAGGGCGCCTGGAACGCGGCCCGCGTCGCGCAGTCCAACGCGCTGCTCGCGTGGCTCCCGGGGGTGCAGGCCGACGCCCGCACCGACGCCGTGGCCATGGTGGGTGACTTCAACTCTTACACCCGCGAGGACCCGCTCGAGACCCTCTACGACGCCGGCTGGAGCAACGCAGGCAGCCAGAAGGACTACAGCTACAACTTCGACGGCCTCTCCGGTTCGCTCGACCACGTGCTGCTCAACCCGGCCGCCAAGAAGCGCCTGACGGGCAGCGGCGTCTGGAACATCAACTCGATCGAACCGATCGTGCGCGAGTACAGCCGCTACAAGTCCACCGCGGTCGACTTCTTCCTCGACTCCAACCCCTACCGCGCCAGCGACCACGACCCGGTCAAGGTCGGGCTCAAGCGCGGCAAGGCCAGCGAGGTAACGCTGACGCTGCTCAACTTCAACGACTTCCACGGCCGGATCTCGGGCGCCTCGCCCAGCACGGTCCAGTTCTTCGGGGCGGTCGAGCAGCAGCGGGCGGCGGGCGGCGAGGACAAGACCCTCCTGCTGTCGGCCGGGGACAGCGTCGGCGCGTCGCTCTTCGCGTCGTCGGTGCAGCAGGACCAGCCGACGATCGACGTGCTCAACGCGGCCGACCTCGACGTGTCGGCGGTCGGCAACCACGAGTTCGACCGCGGCTTCGCCGACCTGGACGGCCGCATCCGCAAGGCGGCCGACTGGACCTACCTCGGGGCGAACGTCTACGAGAAGGGCACGACCAAGCCGGCCCTGCCCTCGTACGCCATCGTCGACCGCGGCGGCCTCAAGGTCGGCGTGGTCGGCGCGGTGACGCAGGAGACCTCGACGCTCGTGTCCCCGGCGGGGATCTCGGGGGTCGAGTTCGGTGACCCGGTGGAGGCGGTCAACCGCGTGACCAAGCAGCTGACGGACGGCAAGAAGTCCAACGGCGAGGCGGACGTCGTGGTCGCGGAGTACCACGAGGGAGCGGCGCTCGCGGGCCTCGGGACGAAGGGCGAGGCGCTCGCCTCGCTCGCCGACCAGGAGGCGGCCAGCCCGGTCTTCACCCACATCGTCAACGACACCTCGCCCAAGGTCGCGGCGATCTTCACCGCCCACACCCACCAGCGCTACGTCTACGACGCGCCGGTCCCGGGGGTGGCGGGCGCGACGCGTCCGGTCACGCAGAGCGGCTCGTACGCGCAGTACCTGGCGAAGGTGACCCTGACGGTCGACCTCAAGACCAAGAAGGTGCTCGCCCACACCCAGTCCGACATCGACACCTACACGACCACGCCGTCGAACGACGAGCTCATCGCCTCCTACCCGCGGGTGCGGCGGATCGCGAACATCGTCGACGCGGCGCTCGACCGCGCCGACGAGCTGGGCTCGGTCAAGATCGGTGAGGCCACGCACGAGCTGACGCGGGCCTTCGTCGGCGCGACCGACTCCCGTGCGAAGGAGTCGACGCTCAGCGACCTCGTCGCCGAGATGTACCGCTCCTCGACCTCGTCGCCCGAGCGCGGCTCGGCCCAGATCGGGGTGCAGAACCCCGGGGGCGTGCGGACCGACCTCGACGAGGGCGACATCACCTTCGGCGAGGCGGCCTCGGTGCTGCCGTTCGCGAACTCGCTCTTCACCGTCGACCTGACGGGGGCGCAGTTCAAGACGCTGCTCGAGCAGCAGTGGCAGCGCGACGCGAGCGGCAACGTGCCGACCCGTCCCTACCTCCAGCTGGGCCTGTCGAAGAACGTCACCTACAGCTACGACGAGTCGCTGGCCGAGGGCTCGCGGATCACGTCGATCACGGTGGACGGCAAGGCGATCGACCCGGCGGCGACCTACCGGGTGGCGACGAACAGCTTCCTGGCGGCGGGCGGGGACAACTTCCGCGTCTTCGCCGAGGGGAAGAACAGCAAGGACACCGGCCTGTCGGACCTCGACTCCTGGACCGACTACATCAAGGCCCAGACCCCGGTCAGCCCGTCCTTCGCCAAGCAGGCCGTCCAGGTGTCGCCGCTGCCCAGCACGCTGACCGCGGGGCAGACGACGACGTTCACGCTGTCGTCGTTCGACTTCACCAGCCGGCCCGGGGCCGACGGCGCGTACACGGGGACCGACCCCACGACGACCGCCTTCACGGCCACGCTCAACGGCGCTGAGGTCGGGACGTTCACGGCGTCGGAGGGTTCGGCGACGATCGCCCTGGCCGTGCCGGCCGACGCCGCCCAGGGCGCGGGGACGCTCGTGCTCGAGGGCAGCACGGGCACCACGGTGACCATTCCGGTGACCGTCGGCTGA
- a CDS encoding DUF350 domain-containing protein, with protein sequence MFDYLYAMALSWPAAAVSLLLALVVGGLLWVTHNALTHFDDREVLFEQGSVAYLVQRVALVLAFGIAALPTITRGDGDHPWNTLPLQAAQLAWVFVALLGARYLVDAVLLRERNTEELLAGNTALGVLEAGFYLGFGFVLNGSLTGSAETFGLSLASTVVFGLLGLAVVVGVFWLHEAVTPWSVRQLVRDRSLTAAFEAGGLLTAVGIVVREGVAGDFTGWTDGLVAFAATTLFAVVMLYLFRWVTNRLILRSWTLRQIQEQQRTTASAFSAVLLVVVAISVAAVVRTQL encoded by the coding sequence ATGTTCGACTACCTGTACGCGATGGCCTTGAGCTGGCCAGCCGCCGCGGTCAGCCTGCTGCTCGCCCTCGTCGTCGGGGGCCTGCTGTGGGTCACCCACAACGCGCTCACCCACTTCGACGACCGCGAGGTCCTCTTCGAGCAGGGCAGCGTCGCCTACCTCGTCCAGCGCGTGGCGCTGGTGCTCGCGTTCGGGATCGCCGCGCTGCCGACCATCACGCGCGGCGACGGCGACCACCCCTGGAACACGCTCCCCCTCCAGGCCGCGCAGCTCGCCTGGGTCTTCGTCGCCCTGCTCGGCGCGCGCTACCTCGTCGACGCCGTCCTGCTGCGTGAGCGGAACACCGAGGAGCTCCTCGCGGGCAACACCGCCCTCGGCGTCCTGGAGGCCGGCTTCTACCTCGGTTTCGGCTTCGTGCTCAACGGTTCGCTGACCGGCTCGGCCGAGACCTTCGGGCTCAGCCTGGCCAGCACCGTCGTCTTCGGCCTGCTCGGACTCGCGGTCGTCGTCGGCGTGTTCTGGCTGCACGAGGCGGTGACGCCATGGTCGGTGCGGCAGCTGGTCCGCGACCGGAGCCTCACCGCCGCCTTCGAGGCGGGCGGTCTGCTGACCGCGGTCGGGATCGTCGTGCGCGAGGGGGTCGCCGGCGACTTCACCGGCTGGACCGACGGGCTCGTCGCCTTCGCCGCCACGACCCTCTTCGCCGTCGTGATGCTCTACCTGTTCCGCTGGGTGACCAACCGGCTGATCCTCCGGTCGTGGACCCTGCGCCAGATCCAGGAGCAGCAGCGGACCACCGCCTCGGCCTTCAGCGCCGTCCTGCTCGTCGTCGTGGCGATCTCGGTCGCGGCGGTCGTCCGCACGCAGCTCTGA